DNA from bacterium BMS3Abin08:
AGAGATACAGCGCCAGCATCTCTTGTAAAGCGATATGGTGAGTCCAGCAATTTTGGATGGTCCGCCAATAAGGTGGTAGGGGTGGAATCGGTTTCAATCCCGCTGGACCTTGCCTTTGCCCGTATAAGAAGGATTACTATAGAAACATTCATATTCGGAGTCTCGACACTTGGGCTTCTGTTTTTTGCCATCTATGGCACGTTCAGTCACCTTGTGACAAAACCTCTTAATAATCTCTCAAATATATTCAAGGGTATTACAAACGGTACGCAACCCCTTGGCAGGGACATTCCGGCCGACCGCAATGATGAAATCGGGGAACTTACAGAATCATTCAACATTCTTTCAAGGCATCTCCTTGAGGCACAGGAGAAATTGAAAAAGACTGCTGACCTTGAAAAGCAGATGATGGAGACGGAGAAACTTGCAACCCTGGGACAGCTCTCCGCCGGGGTTGCCCATGAGATAAACAACCCCATCGGCGGCATAAGGCTCTGTTTTAATAATCTCATAAACACGGATATGGATACCGCGACCATGAAGCAGCACGCCGAGGTCGTCAATTCAGGCCTCGACAGGATACAGAGAATAGTGAAACAACTCCTTGACTTTTCAAAAAACGCGCCCCTCGATCTTCTCCCTGCTTCAGTTAATAAAATAATAGAGGATGTTCTTAATATTTCCAGGTATACAATATCTAAAAAGGGTATAACTCTTATTAAGCATTTATCTCATGAGGTGCCTGAACTGATGGTGGACCCGAACAAACTGGAGCAGGTGTTTCTTAACCTGATAATAAATGCAGTACAGGCAATGGATGGCGAGGGTATATTGACCATCAGGACATGGCGCGATGACAGTATTTGCAATGTATCCTTTTCAGACACCGGAGGGGGTATCCCTGCTGAGGTCCTCCCTAACATATTCGACCCGTTCTTTACGACCAAGGATGTCGGAGAGGGGACAGGGCTTGGATTGACCGTGAGTAAGGCAATAGTTGAGCAGCATGGGGGTGAAATAGTGGTAGAAACATCCGGCAGCGGCACAACATTTACTGTAAGGCTATCCTTGTAAAGTATGACCAGGCATATACTTATAATCGAGGATGAACCCACCATGGGGCTCGGCATGAGCCATTTCCTCAAGTCTCAGGGCTACACAGTCTCATTATGTGCCGACGGCAGGGAGGGGATGAAGGCCGTTGAGGCAGGAGGCTTCGGCCTTATAATTACCGACATCAAGCTTCCTCACCACGATGGATTTGAGATTCTCAGGAGTGTAAGAACCCTTTTTCCGAAGACGGGAGTGATAATTATAACCGGGTATGCAGAGATAAAAGGGGCAGTACAGGCAATAAAGGAAGGCGCCTTTGATTATATTGCAAAGCCGTTCTCAAATGAAGAACTGCTCGTAACGATAGACAGATACTTTAAATTCCAGAGCCTCGAAGATGAAGTGACATACCTTAGAAAGACCTTAAAAGAA
Protein-coding regions in this window:
- the zraS_4 gene encoding sensor protein ZraS is translated as MESVSIPLDLAFARIRRITIETFIFGVSTLGLLFFAIYGTFSHLVTKPLNNLSNIFKGITNGTQPLGRDIPADRNDEIGELTESFNILSRHLLEAQEKLKKTADLEKQMMETEKLATLGQLSAGVAHEINNPIGGIRLCFNNLINTDMDTATMKQHAEVVNSGLDRIQRIVKQLLDFSKNAPLDLLPASVNKIIEDVLNISRYTISKKGITLIKHLSHEVPELMVDPNKLEQVFLNLIINAVQAMDGEGILTIRTWRDDSICNVSFSDTGGGIPAEVLPNIFDPFFTTKDVGEGTGLGLTVSKAIVEQHGGEIVVETSGSGTTFTVRLSL